A part of Kryptolebias marmoratus isolate JLee-2015 linkage group LG8, ASM164957v2, whole genome shotgun sequence genomic DNA contains:
- the LOC108232016 gene encoding proteolipid protein 2-like, protein MADTTESDPDASCMERLKKYIKTKKGSILAAEMLLNLLVFCCYTSTSLHLVYITLPICELILSMVFFVVFMMALDKKFRAVNWIWSDFFRAIVAAIIYIIISIIFLHQSVGYPTLIASGVLGLLAGLLYGYDTFTIFKQLQSAMQH, encoded by the exons ATGGCTGATACAACTGAGTCCGACCCTGATGCTAGCTGCATGGAGAGGCTGAAAAAATACATCAAGACCAAGAAAGGATCCATCCTCGCAGCAGAAATG CTTCTCAATCTCCTAGTCTTCTGCTGTTATACTTCGACTAGTCTACATCTAGTCTACATCACTTTGCCCATCTGCGAGTTGATCTTGTCCATGGTGTTTTTTGTCGTCTTTATGATGGCGTTGGACAAGAAGTTCCGAGCCGTCAACTGGATCTGGAGT GATTTTTTCCGTGCTATAGTTGCTGCGATCATTTACATCATCATATCCATCATCTTTCTCCATCAATCAGTCGGGTACCCAACACTTATCGCAAGCGGG gtACTTGGTTTGCTTGCGGGACTCCTTTATGGATATGACACCTTCACCATCTTCAAGCAACTTCAGAGTGCCATGCAGCACTGA
- the LOC112450308 gene encoding proteolipid protein 2-like isoform X2 produces MDETLDDNCLGNLKSFVKTRKGVFLATEVILSFVTLTCFAASMNKSCSAVPFGGMIVSMIFFGMFLMKWDKKIHCDCVRVDIGCAFLYFIMSIVCFVKAAENGVRFASGVLGMTVAILFCYDVSTNCGCRTKDQSQTCRQRGAAFSYQSM; encoded by the exons ATGGATGAAACACTTGATGACAACTGCCTGGGGAACCTTAAAAGCTTTGTGAAGACCCGGAAAGGAGTCTTCCTGGCAACAGAAGTA ATCCTGAGTTTCGTAACCCTCACCTGTTTTGCTGCTTCTATGAATAAAAGCTGTTCTGCTGTTCCCTTTGGTGGGATGATCGTTTCCATGATCTTCTTTGGTATGTTCTTGATGAAGTGGGACAAGAAGATCCATTGCGATTGTGTTCGGGTT GATATTGGTTGTGCCTTCCTTTACTTCATCATGTCTATCGTCTGTTTTGTCAAAGCAGCTGAGAATGGAGTGCGTTTTGCAAGTGGG GTGCTTGGTATGACAGTTGCAATCCTGTTTTGTTATGACGTCTCCACTAACTGTGGTTGTCGCACCAAGGACCAGAGCCAGACGTGCAGGCAGCGCGGAGCAGCTTTCAGCT ATCAATCAATGTGA
- the LOC112450308 gene encoding proteolipid protein 2-like isoform X1, whose product MDETLDDNCLGNLKSFVKTRKGVFLATEVILSFVTLTCFAASMNKSCSAVPFGGMIVSMIFFGMFLMKWDKKIHCDCVRVDIGCAFLYFIMSIVCFVKAAENGVRFASGVLGMTVAILFCYDVSTNCGCRTKDQSQTCRQRGAAFSCMSSSFEHRNTNYIFLLISGA is encoded by the exons ATGGATGAAACACTTGATGACAACTGCCTGGGGAACCTTAAAAGCTTTGTGAAGACCCGGAAAGGAGTCTTCCTGGCAACAGAAGTA ATCCTGAGTTTCGTAACCCTCACCTGTTTTGCTGCTTCTATGAATAAAAGCTGTTCTGCTGTTCCCTTTGGTGGGATGATCGTTTCCATGATCTTCTTTGGTATGTTCTTGATGAAGTGGGACAAGAAGATCCATTGCGATTGTGTTCGGGTT GATATTGGTTGTGCCTTCCTTTACTTCATCATGTCTATCGTCTGTTTTGTCAAAGCAGCTGAGAATGGAGTGCGTTTTGCAAGTGGG GTGCTTGGTATGACAGTTGCAATCCTGTTTTGTTATGACGTCTCCACTAACTGTGGTTGTCGCACCAAGGACCAGAGCCAGACGTGCAGGCAGCGCGGAGCAGCTTTCAGCTGTATGAGCAGCAGCTTtgagcacagaaacacaaattacATATTTCTTCTGATTAGTGGTGCCTAA
- the LOC108232077 gene encoding proteolipid protein 2-like, whose amino-acid sequence MADTTGSSPAASCMDRLTSYVKTRKGFILTAEIVLCFIILICYATSTSGGYTAVAICEMVFTIIFFVVFMMELDKQFLVVNWIWSDFFRAVIGAALFIITSLICVIGGAGDGARIAGGVFGLIAGILFAYDAYTIYLELRSNRQHTAAPTDDRV is encoded by the exons ATGGCTGACACAACTGGGTCCAGCCCCGCTGCCAGCTGCATGGACAGGCTCACAAGTTACGTGAAGACTCGGAAGGGCTTCATCCTCACGGCAGAAATA GTCCTCTGTTTTATAATCCTCATCTGCTATGCTACTTCTACGTCCGGAGGCTACACTGCTGTGGCCATCTGCGAGATGGTCTTCACCATAATCTTCTTTGTCGTCTTCATGATGGAGCTGGACAAGCAGTTCCTAGTAGTCAACTGGATCTGGAGT GACTTTTTCCGCGCTGTAATTGGTGCCGCCCTTTTCATCATCACGTCTCTCATCTGTGTCATCGGAGGAGCCGGGGACGGAGCGCGCATCGCAGGCGGG GTGTTCGGTTTGATCGCTGGGATCCTTTTTGCGTACGACGCCTACACCATCTACCTGGAGCTCAGGAGCAACAGGCAGCACACAGCAGCTCCCACCG ATGACAGGGTTTAA
- the sypb gene encoding synaptophysin b — translation MDVVNQLVAQGQFTVIKQPLGFIKVLQWIFAIFAFSTCGSYSGMFKMSVECKNRSDSDLGIEVEFEYPFRLHQVYFDAPTCKEGNRERLFLVGDYSSSAEFFVTIGVFSFLYSMAALAVYCFILEKYRENNKGAQIDFGVTAVFAFMWLVSSCAWAKGLSDVKTATDPERVVTLIAACDEPENRCREVYEPKVSGLNTSVAFGFINLILWLGNLWFVFKETGWMAAFSGTYVPSQEKQPAPDSFGQGGYGQQDPYAGTQGGYQPEYGQQGGYNEDGGYNQGYDQQPTSYSNQM, via the exons ATCTTTGCGATCTTCGCCTTCTCGACATGTGGCAGCTACTCTGGCATGTTCAAGATGAGCGTGGAGTGTAAAAACCGATCAGATAGTGACCTAGGCATAGAAGTAGAATTTGAATATCCTTTCAG GCTCCATCAGGTGTACTTTGATGCCCCCACCTGTAAGGAAGGAAACCGGGAGCGTCTGTTCCTGGTCGGAGACTACTCCTCTTCAGCCGAGTTCTTCGTCACCATTGGTGTCTTTTCCTTCCTCTACTCCATGGCAGCCCTCGCTGTGTACTGTTTCATACTGGAGAAGTACCGTGAAAACAACAAGGGCGCTCAGATT GACTTTGGTGTGACAGCAGTGTTTGCCTTCATGTGGCTGGTGTCCTCGTGTGCTTGGGCTAAAGGTCTGTCAGACGTGAAAACAGCCACTGATCCAGAGAGAGTCGTCACTCTCATCGCAGCCTGTGATGAGCCAGAAAACCGCTGCCGTGAGGTCTATGAACCCAAGGTCTCTGGCCTGAACACCTCCGTG GCTTTCGGTTTCATTAACCTGATTCTGTGGCTGGGAAACCTGTGGTTCGTCTTCAAAGAGACCGGCTGGATGGCTGCCTTCTCTGGAACGTACGTCCCGTCGCAGGAGAAGCAGCCCGCCCCCGACTCCTTCGGCCAGGGAGGCTACGGACAGCAGGACCCCTACGCCGGCACCCAGGGCGGGTACCAGCCTGAGTACGGCCAGCAAGGAGGCTACAATGAAGATGGAGGTTACAACCAGGGCTACGACCAGCAGCCCACCTCCTACTCTAATCAAATGTGA